The Scomber japonicus isolate fScoJap1 chromosome 8, fScoJap1.pri, whole genome shotgun sequence genome has a segment encoding these proteins:
- the p2rx3a gene encoding P2X purinoceptor 3a yields MVWGCVTDFFTYETTKSVVVKSWSVGIVNRIVQLFIITYFVGWVFIYEKAYQVSDTGIESSVMTKVKGYGYHHNRVMDVADYVFPQQGAAVFCIITKLILTENQFQGKCAESMTQFSCNTDEDCASYYGSYLSNGVITGVCLKEGNDSRGQCEIEGWCPAEKETKIKPMLDVKNFTIFIKNSIRFPLFNVIRGNFPSTMTSAEIKSCTYHPEKRPFCPIFRVGDVLNFTGQTVEDLANKGGEIGINIEWKCNLDLNIEKCVPRYSFTRLDAPFAKNAVSKGFNFRFAKYFKTENGTEFRTLHKAFAIRFDVMVTGKAGKFDTIPTLINLVAAFTSIGLGTVICDVILLNFLKGAEQYKAKKFEEVSEAQIEASLPQSPETPLSLKTGIKSSYDSGAISLSTSDQPI; encoded by the exons ATGGTGTGGGGCTGCGTCACTGACTTCTTCACCTATGAGACCACCAAGTCTGTGGTGGTCAAGAGCTGGTCTGTGGGCATCGTCAACCGGATCGTGCAGCTGTTCATCATCACATATTTTGtcgg CTGGGTCTTCATTTACGAGAAAGCATACCAGGTGTCCGACACCGGCATCGAATCCTCTGTGATGACCAAAGTAAAAGGCTATGGTTACCATCACAACCGTGTAATGGATGTGGCCGACTACGTCTTCCCTCAGCAG GGTGCAGCTGTGTTCTGCATCATTACCAAACTCATCCTCACCGAGAATCAATTCCAAGGAAAATGTGCAGAG tctaTGACACAATTTAGTTGTAACACAGATGAAGACTGCGCCTCATATTATGGGTCCTATCTTTCTAATG GTGTAATTACGGGTGTTTGCCTTAAAGAAGGCAATGACTCCAGGGGCCAGTGTGAGATTGAAGGATGGTGTCcagcagagaaagaaacaaagat CAAACCAATGTTGGATGTGAAAAACTTCACAATCTTCATCAAGAACAGTATTCGCTTCCCTCTCTTCAATGTCATTAG AGGAAACTTTCCATCCACAATGACGTCTGCAGAAATCAAGAGCTGTACCTACCATCCAGAGAAGAGACCCTTCTGCCCCATATTTCGTGTAGGCGACGTGCTGAACTTCACCGGACAGACTGTGGAGGACCTGGCAAACAAg ggtGGAGAAATAGGAATAAATATTGAGTGGAAGTGTAACCTGGACTTGAACATCGAAAAATGTGTACCTAGGTACTCCTTCACTCGACTGGATGCACCATTTGCCAAAAATGCTGTCTCCAAAGGCTTTAATTTCAG GTTTGCCAAATATTTCAAGACGGAGAACGGGACTGAATTTCGGACACTTCATAAAGCATTTGCAATCCGGTTTGACGTTATGGTCACCGGCAAA GCTGGAAAGTTTGACACAATCCCAACACTGATCAACCTTGTAGCTGCCTTCACCTCCATTGGACTG GGTACGGttatctgtgatgtcatcttaTTGAACTTCCTGAAAGGGGCAGAGCAGTACAAAGCCAAGAAATTCGAAGAG gtgtCAGAGGCTCAGATAGAAGCATCTCTTCCTCAGAGCCCAGAGACTCCACTGTCACTCAAAACAGGTATCAAGAGCTCCTATGACTCTGGAGCCATTTCCCTCTCTACCTCTGACCAACCTAtctaa
- the zgc:113229 gene encoding uncharacterized protein zgc:113229: protein MEHGHTQLNMQSEERRQARTPSFVESADTLDNPALKSRVHSNRKRQHRSAEMTEGSTSSPSVPSSHVMADTGESQHDNVFLNPPLLSLSPSSFTPYGPAPRGVLKHSVSQDSESSMETQTKRRRVEENRRVRFSEQVMTIAPQAELDMNVTDSEEDSVAEDDSIIEQEFEVEPAAVEEQVAPARRPALSAWILALKRKNMGKKH, encoded by the exons ATGGAGCATGGTCATACCCAATTAAATATGcaatctgaagagagaagacaaGCAAGAACTCCTTCCTTTGTAGAG TCTGCAGATACTCTGGACAACCCAGCACTGAAGAGCAGAGTCCACTCCAACAGGAAGAGACAGCATCGCTCAGCTGAGATGACAG AGGGGTCCACGTCCTCACCAAGTGTACCAAGCAGCCACGTGATGGCAGACACAGGAGAGTCACAACATGATAACGTTTTTCTAAACCCGCCTCTTCTATCACTCTCTCCATCTTCTTTCACTCCTTATGGTCCCGCACCTCGAGGTGTCCTCAAACACTCCGTATCTCAGGATTCAGAGTCCTCAATGGAGACGCAGACAAAAAGG AGGAGAGTTGAGGAGAACCGTCGGGTTCGTTTTTCAGAGCAGGTGATGACTATAGCACCACAGGCCGAGCTGGATATGAATGTTACAGACTCAGAGGAGGATTCGGTAGCAGAAGATGACTCTATCATAGAGCAGGAGTTTGAGGTGGAGCCCGCAGCAGTGGAGGAACAGGTGGCACCAGCACGCCGACCTGCTCTCTCTGCCTGGATACTAGCTCTGAAGAGGAAGAACATGGGGAAGAAGCACTGA